The following proteins come from a genomic window of Megalobrama amblycephala isolate DHTTF-2021 linkage group LG1, ASM1881202v1, whole genome shotgun sequence:
- the spns1 gene encoding protein spinster homolog 1: MSRTDVSADTTPFFSDDYEGEGLADNGVGSPKPEEEEDEPASGVSDKRAILTVIVLCYINLLNYMDRFTVAGVLPDIERFFSISDGKSGLLQTVFICSYMFLAPVFGYLGDRYNRKLIMSVGIFFWCLVTLASSFIGKDYFWALLLTRGLVGVGEASYSTIAPTIIADLFVKEKRTNMLSVFYFAIPVGSGLGYIVGSEVNHVAKDWHWALRVTPGLGLLAVILLFFVVQEPKRGAIEARPEHTLQRTSWITDMKALCRNPSFVLSTFGFTAVAFVTGSLALWAPAFLFRAGVFTGVKQPCVKDPCDNSDSLIFGGITVVTGILGVASGVQASKKLRTRTPRADPLVCAAGLLLAAPFLYLSIMFAQASTAATYVFIFLGETFLSMNWAIVADILLYVVIPTRRSTAEAFQIVLSHLLGDAVSPYLIGVVSDSIKQSDSYMWEFRSLQMSLLLCSFVAVGGGAFFLATALFIEKDRQLAENYVPSDDAPIVVPKRGRSTKVTVSSVLI, encoded by the exons atgtcacggACAGATGTTTCTGCAGACACCACACCCTTCTTCTCAGATGATTATGAGGGGGAGGGGCTGGCGGACAATGGGGTGGGTTCACCTAAGcctgaggaggaggaggatgagcCTGCCAGTGGAGTGTCTGATAAGAGAGCTATACTGACTGTGATTGTACTCTGCTACATCAACTTGCTGAACTATATGGACAGATTCACTGTGGCAG GTGTACTTCCAGACATTGAGCGTTTCTTCAGCATTAGTGATGGAAAATCAGGGCTACTTCAGACAG TCTTCATCTGCAGCTACATGTTCTTGGCTCCTGTGTTCGGATACCTGGGCGACAGGTATAACAGGAAGCTGATCATGAGTGTGGGTATTTTCTTCTGGTGCCTAGTGACACTTGCCAGCTCCTTCATTGGCAAAGAC TATTTCTGGGCTTTGCTGTTGACGCGAGGGCTAGTGGGAGTTGGAGAGGCCAGTTACTCCACCATCGCTCCCACCATTATCGCTGATCTGTTTGTCAAAGAGAAGAGGACCAACATGCTGTCTGTGTTCTACTTTGCAATCCCAGTGGGCAG TGGTCTGGGTTATATCGTGGGCTCAGAGGTGAATCATGTGGCTAAGGATTGGCACTGGGCTCTTCGG GTGACCCCTGGTCTGGGGCTGTTGGCTGTGATCCTCTTGTTCTTTGTGGTTCAGGAACCGAAGCGCGGTGCGATTGAAGCTCGTCCGGAGCACACGCTGCAGAGAACCAGCTGGATAACGGACATGAAAGCGCTCTGCAGGAA tccAAGTTTTGTTCTGTCCACATTTGGCTTCACGGCTGTGGCCTTTGTGACAGGATCACTGGCCCTGTGGGCCCCTGCCTTTTTATTCAGAGCGGGCGTCTTCACTGGAGTGAAACAGCCGTGTGTAAAAGATCCCTGTGACAACTCTGACAG TCTGATATTTGGCGGCATCACAGTTGTGACGGGCATCCTGGGCGTAGCGAGTGGAGTGCAGGCCAGCAAGAAGCTGAGGACGAGAACCCCTCGAGCTGATCCACTAGTCTGTGCTGCTGGACTCCTCCTCGCTGCTCCCTTTCTCTACCTGTCCATCATGTTTGCCCAGGCTAGCACTGCAGCTACATAT GTCTTTATCTTCCTGGGTGAGACATTCCTGTCTATGAATTGGGCCATTGTTGCAGATATCCTACTG tatGTCGTGATCCCCACACGTCGCTCCACCGCAGAAGCATTTCAGATTGTGCTCTCACACTTGCTGGGTGACGCTGTTAGCCCTTACCTCATAGGAGTG GTGTCAGACTCGATAAAGCAGTCAGACTCATACATGTGGGAGTTTCGTTCACTTCAGATGTCACTCCTGCTGTGCTCCTTCGTGGCCGTGGGGGGCGGAGCTTTCTTCCTTGCTACGGCCCTCTTCATTGAGAAAGACCGCCAACTGGCTGAGAACTACGTCCCCTCTG